Proteins from one Gammaproteobacteria bacterium genomic window:
- a CDS encoding HYR domain-containing protein, protein MRKPTFARSAVAAAIAMVCFNAQASHTEWVSTINNQSFAGKSNVPDVSGDGNIVVFTSTASGLFNGTGTILFHALMKNSQTGQITLLATNAQGVAANGHSNDPRVSANGRYVVFESFATNLAPADTNATTDVYLRDLQTGTIKLVSSNASGQVSNAHSHDGVVSDDGRYVAFASMATNLVSTNTNNKRQIYLKDLVTGTVELISKNAAGQASDNDNLSPEISTDGRYVVFNSIASNLDGQSPADQYDIYLFDRLDKSVKRLAGMKNSHTGKVSISYDGRIVAFVSQATDVVANDTNGFVDVFVLDRKTGNIERIQGSAAPNGRSLSPHVSGDGRFVTFTSDASNLVASDSNGVADQFVYDRFTKQIQLVSVGVNGQQGTQSVVDWADINKDGTVVAFTSSDALHSSDTNGQMDVYARHLDPAPNVAPVAKATQPIDQACSNGGAYVSLDASQSYDPDNQSLTYSWSGPFGTLSGSAINAFFGVGSHTVTLTVTDASGTSSTDSIIVNVVDNQAPTVSAGADVVVEATSTQGAQHNVAYTAADSCSLNGVTVNPTPQYYPLGNTTVTVTAFDKANHSASDSMVITVRDTTLPSLTIPTDKVIEATALPMSVNIGNAQASDIFPVTVVNNAPATFPLGQSLITWTATDANGNKRSAQQKITVRDTIAPSLLITQGDAVLEATSRGGAPYSIGYNVSDSCVGCGTINVLLIPSLSIYPLGITPVSVTATDHAGNKTSKQVSIKVQDTIAPTLTIPADVTREANDINSSINIGSATATDIFDVTISNNAPIVYPLGQTQVRWTATDSNGNSRSATQRVSLVDTTAPVLTLPADISVEASAILTSVNIGNAIAKDIFGISLSNDAPSAFPLGSTIVNWLATDDSGNIARGKQTVRVVDTTAPALTLPADISVEASARLTPVSIGNAIAKDIFGTTLSNDAPSAFPLGSTIVNWLATDDSGNIARGKQTVRVVDTTAPVLTLPADVVIEATGALTSVVLGQATATDIFNVTISNNGQSGYALGSHSVLWTARDENGNVSQKSQSVKVIDTTAPVVTAGIDMVVEATSAAGAAFVPSYQASDICDCGAMNIQIVPSLPVYPLGQHVITVNASDASGNTGSDSMLLKVVDTTKPVLNVPADLVVEASGELTTINIGQATASDLFAVNMRNNAPAAYPLGTTLVEWVATDANGNSRIGVQRITVVDTTAPSFALNVLRDRLWSPNHKLVLAAKVQNIRDLVDGKPKVDIQISSSGNQPGRGHDRDRDWLVEERNGEWLIYLRAEKDHKGKDRLYNISVNVSDFSGNMNSQSAQVSVDKDKHDERDHDRRDDKKSDRKDDKRSK, encoded by the coding sequence ATGCGTAAGCCAACTTTTGCACGCAGCGCCGTCGCTGCGGCCATTGCCATGGTTTGCTTCAACGCGCAGGCAAGCCACACCGAATGGGTCAGCACGATTAACAACCAGAGCTTTGCCGGCAAGAGCAACGTGCCGGACGTCAGCGGCGATGGCAACATTGTGGTATTCACCTCCACCGCCAGCGGCCTGTTCAATGGCACCGGCACTATCTTGTTCCACGCGCTGATGAAGAATTCGCAAACAGGCCAGATCACCCTGTTGGCCACCAATGCCCAAGGCGTGGCCGCCAACGGCCACAGCAATGATCCGCGCGTCAGCGCCAACGGTCGTTACGTGGTGTTTGAAAGTTTTGCCACCAATCTGGCCCCAGCGGACACCAACGCAACCACCGACGTTTATCTGCGCGACTTGCAAACCGGCACGATCAAACTGGTCAGCTCCAACGCCAGTGGCCAGGTCAGCAATGCCCACAGTCACGATGGCGTGGTCAGCGACGACGGCCGCTACGTAGCTTTTGCCAGTATGGCCACCAATCTGGTCAGCACCAACACCAACAACAAGCGCCAAATTTATCTGAAAGACCTGGTCACTGGTACCGTTGAGCTGATCAGCAAAAATGCCGCTGGCCAGGCCAGCGACAATGACAACCTCAGCCCGGAAATCAGCACTGATGGCCGCTATGTGGTGTTCAACAGTATCGCCAGCAACCTGGACGGCCAAAGTCCAGCCGACCAGTACGACATCTACCTTTTCGATCGTCTGGACAAAAGCGTCAAGCGCCTGGCTGGTATGAAAAACAGCCACACTGGCAAAGTTAGCATCAGCTACGACGGCCGCATCGTTGCCTTCGTTTCCCAAGCCACTGACGTGGTTGCCAACGACACCAACGGCTTTGTCGACGTTTTCGTGCTGGATCGTAAAACCGGCAACATTGAGCGCATCCAGGGCAGCGCTGCTCCCAATGGTCGCAGCCTGTCGCCTCATGTCAGTGGTGATGGCCGTTTCGTCACGTTTACCTCGGATGCCTCCAACCTGGTGGCCAGCGACAGCAACGGCGTCGCCGATCAGTTCGTCTACGACCGCTTTACCAAGCAAATACAGTTGGTCAGCGTCGGCGTCAACGGCCAACAGGGTACGCAAAGCGTGGTCGATTGGGCCGACATCAACAAAGACGGCACCGTGGTCGCCTTCACCAGTTCAGATGCGCTGCACAGCAGCGACACCAATGGCCAGATGGACGTGTACGCCCGTCACCTGGATCCTGCGCCCAACGTCGCGCCCGTGGCCAAGGCCACACAACCGATCGACCAGGCCTGCAGCAACGGCGGCGCTTATGTCAGCCTCGACGCCAGCCAGTCTTATGATCCAGACAACCAAAGCCTGACATACAGCTGGAGCGGTCCGTTTGGCACACTCTCCGGCAGTGCAATTAACGCCTTCTTCGGCGTAGGCAGTCATACCGTGACGCTCACCGTCACTGATGCCTCCGGCACCAGCAGCACCGACAGCATTATCGTCAACGTTGTCGACAACCAGGCCCCCACCGTATCAGCCGGGGCGGATGTGGTGGTGGAAGCGACCTCTACCCAGGGCGCACAACACAATGTTGCTTACACTGCGGCGGACAGTTGCTCCCTCAACGGCGTAACCGTGAACCCCACGCCGCAATATTACCCACTGGGCAACACCACTGTGACCGTGACTGCGTTTGACAAGGCCAATCACTCGGCCTCTGACAGCATGGTCATCACCGTGCGTGACACCACGCTGCCCAGCCTGACCATTCCGACCGACAAAGTGATCGAAGCCACTGCCCTGCCCATGAGCGTCAACATCGGCAACGCCCAGGCCAGCGACATTTTCCCGGTTACCGTGGTCAACAACGCCCCTGCGACATTCCCGCTGGGACAAAGCCTGATCACCTGGACCGCCACCGACGCCAATGGCAACAAGCGCAGTGCGCAACAAAAAATCACCGTGCGGGATACCATCGCTCCCAGCCTGCTGATCACCCAGGGTGACGCGGTGCTCGAAGCCACTTCCCGTGGCGGCGCGCCCTATAGCATTGGCTACAACGTCAGCGACAGCTGCGTTGGCTGCGGCACCATCAACGTGCTGCTGATCCCCAGCCTGAGCATTTACCCACTGGGCATCACCCCGGTCAGTGTCACTGCCACCGATCACGCTGGCAACAAAACCAGCAAGCAGGTCAGCATCAAGGTGCAGGACACGATCGCACCCACCCTGACCATTCCTGCAGATGTCACCCGCGAGGCTAACGACATCAACAGCAGCATCAACATCGGCAGCGCCACCGCGACAGACATTTTTGATGTCACCATCAGCAACAACGCGCCCATCGTTTATCCCCTGGGGCAAACACAAGTGCGGTGGACTGCCACTGACAGCAATGGCAACAGCCGCAGCGCCACCCAGCGCGTCAGCCTAGTTGACACCACTGCGCCCGTGCTGACCCTGCCAGCCGATATCAGCGTTGAGGCCAGCGCCATTCTGACCTCAGTCAACATCGGCAACGCCATTGCCAAGGATATTTTCGGTATCAGCCTCAGCAATGATGCGCCCAGCGCCTTCCCCTTGGGCAGCACCATCGTCAACTGGCTGGCCACCGACGACAGCGGCAACATCGCCCGTGGCAAACAGACCGTGCGTGTGGTTGATACCACTGCGCCTGCGCTGACCCTGCCAGCTGACATCAGTGTTGAGGCCAGCGCCCGTCTGACTCCGGTCAGCATCGGTAACGCCATTGCCAAGGATATTTTCGGTACCACACTCAGTAACGATGCGCCCAGCGCCTTCCCCTTGGGTAGCACCATCGTCAACTGGCTGGCCACCGACGACAGCGGTAACATCGCTCGTGGTAAACAGACCGTGCGCGTGGTTGATACCACCGCCCCTGTGCTGACCTTGCCTGCGGATGTAGTTATCGAAGCGACGGGAGCACTTACTTCCGTGGTTCTTGGCCAAGCTACAGCAACCGATATTTTCAACGTCACTATCAGCAACAATGGTCAATCCGGCTATGCGCTGGGCAGCCATTCCGTGCTGTGGACCGCGCGCGATGAAAACGGCAATGTCAGCCAAAAATCGCAGTCAGTAAAAGTCATCGACACCACCGCGCCGGTGGTCACTGCAGGTATCGACATGGTGGTTGAAGCCACCAGTGCTGCCGGTGCCGCGTTTGTTCCCAGCTATCAGGCCAGCGACATCTGCGACTGTGGTGCGATGAATATCCAGATCGTACCCTCATTGCCCGTGTACCCATTGGGACAGCATGTCATCACCGTCAACGCCAGCGATGCCAGTGGCAACACCGGCAGTGACAGCATGCTGCTCAAAGTGGTGGACACCACCAAGCCTGTGCTGAATGTGCCCGCCGACCTGGTGGTCGAAGCCAGCGGTGAACTAACCACCATCAACATTGGCCAGGCCACTGCCAGCGACCTGTTCGCGGTCAACATGCGCAACAATGCGCCTGCGGCCTACCCACTGGGCACCACCCTGGTGGAATGGGTAGCAACCGATGCCAACGGCAACAGCCGCATTGGAGTCCAACGCATCACCGTGGTCGACACCACCGCGCCCAGCTTTGCGCTGAACGTGTTGCGCGACCGCTTGTGGTCACCCAATCACAAGTTGGTGCTGGCTGCCAAAGTGCAAAACATTCGTGACTTGGTGGACGGCAAGCCCAAGGTCGATATCCAGATCAGCAGCAGCGGCAACCAACCTGGCCGTGGCCACGACCGTGATCGCGACTGGCTGGTGGAAGAACGCAACGGCGAATGGCTGATTTATCTGCGTGCCGAAAAAGATCACAAAGGCAAAGACCGTCTGTACAACATCAGCGTCAATGTCAGTGACTTCTCCGGCAACATGAACAGCCAGAGCGCCCAAGTCAGCGTCGACAAAGATAAACATGACGAGCGCGACCACGATCGTCGCGATGACAAAAAGTCAGACCGTAAAGACGACAAACGCTCCAAGTAA
- a CDS encoding adenylate/guanylate cyclase domain-containing protein translates to MNRTRLIRQLISLVILSLFLAHATHVFQLPLLGTLEKKSYDFRVNLYPATEPDQRIVIVDIDERSLEQVGRWPWSRNVLAELVNNLFDHYHVSVTGFDVLFAEADTSSGLGILEQFGQQQLHNNPDYQHALAQLRPQLQYDTIFANALQNRNVIMGYFFANTSSADNAEIAKGELPAPIATLSEANKNIPFVQALGFGASLPVLQQHAAHGGFIDLPTVDSDGVIRAVPMLQRYGDDLYEALSLAMVRSLMQFPPLGMTVNDATQADGLNLGLEQLQVGAFTIPVDERGAALVPYRGSSGSFVYVSAVDVLNKTLPTKTLEDAIVLVGTTAAGLLDVRSTPVQNLYPGVEVHANLIAGILDGTIKQNPAYLQGVLFVSLIVSWILLSTLFHFANVPITILGATLLFSATFAGGLYAWHEMNIVLPVATQMMFIAVVFFFNMTYTYFVENRSKRQMAKVFRQYIPPELVDELDNENDYGMEGETREMSVMFTDIRGFTNLSESLAPKELTRMMNYYFSEMTQALQNHRGTIDKYIGDAIMAFWGAPLRDEKHAQHAMEASLEMIERLQKMRLELKRQGWPEINIGVGINSGPMFVGNIGSQFRMSYTVLGDSVNLGSRLESLSKRYGVNIIVSETTRAGCPDYTFRELDLVTVVGKTEPVTIYEPLGKKTQLSIEQKTALDDYQQALNAYRQRQWQHAKQQFAALYAKEPRKLYSIYMERCQTFIDKPAEPDWNGVYNHDSK, encoded by the coding sequence ATGAACCGCACCCGCCTTATTCGTCAACTCATCAGTCTGGTGATTCTGTCGCTGTTTCTGGCGCACGCTACGCACGTTTTCCAATTGCCACTACTGGGAACGCTGGAGAAAAAATCCTACGATTTTCGCGTTAATCTCTATCCCGCCACCGAGCCAGACCAACGCATTGTCATTGTCGATATCGATGAACGCAGTCTGGAGCAGGTCGGACGCTGGCCATGGAGCCGCAATGTTCTCGCTGAACTGGTGAACAACCTGTTCGACCATTACCACGTTTCTGTCACCGGCTTCGACGTGCTGTTCGCTGAAGCCGACACCAGCTCCGGGCTGGGCATACTCGAACAATTTGGTCAGCAGCAACTGCACAACAATCCAGACTATCAGCACGCACTCGCCCAACTGCGTCCTCAGCTACAGTACGACACCATCTTTGCCAACGCGCTGCAAAACCGCAACGTGATCATGGGATACTTTTTTGCCAATACTTCCTCGGCCGACAACGCCGAAATCGCCAAGGGCGAATTGCCTGCGCCCATCGCCACCCTCAGCGAAGCCAACAAAAATATTCCCTTCGTCCAGGCGCTGGGCTTTGGCGCCAGCCTGCCCGTATTGCAACAGCACGCCGCTCATGGGGGCTTCATTGATCTGCCCACCGTGGACAGCGACGGCGTGATTCGCGCCGTACCCATGCTGCAGCGCTATGGCGATGATTTGTACGAAGCCTTGTCACTGGCGATGGTGCGCAGCCTGATGCAATTCCCACCGCTCGGCATGACAGTCAACGACGCCACCCAAGCCGATGGTTTGAATCTGGGACTGGAGCAATTGCAAGTCGGCGCCTTCACCATTCCGGTAGATGAACGCGGCGCAGCGCTTGTGCCCTATCGCGGCAGCTCTGGCAGTTTTGTCTACGTTTCTGCTGTCGACGTGCTAAACAAAACCCTGCCCACCAAAACACTGGAAGATGCCATCGTGCTGGTCGGCACCACCGCAGCGGGCTTACTGGATGTGCGTTCCACACCGGTGCAAAATTTATATCCCGGAGTAGAAGTTCACGCCAATTTGATCGCAGGCATTCTGGACGGCACCATTAAACAAAATCCCGCCTACCTGCAGGGGGTGTTATTCGTCAGCCTGATTGTCAGCTGGATTTTGCTGAGTACACTGTTCCACTTTGCCAACGTCCCCATCACCATTCTGGGTGCTACACTGTTATTTTCCGCCACCTTCGCTGGCGGCTTGTATGCGTGGCATGAAATGAACATCGTATTGCCCGTCGCCACGCAAATGATGTTCATCGCCGTCGTGTTTTTTTTCAACATGACTTACACCTACTTCGTTGAAAATCGCTCCAAGCGACAAATGGCCAAAGTGTTCCGCCAATATATTCCACCAGAACTGGTAGACGAACTGGACAACGAAAACGACTACGGCATGGAAGGCGAAACCCGCGAGATGTCGGTCATGTTCACCGACATTCGTGGCTTTACCAATTTGTCAGAATCGCTGGCGCCAAAAGAACTGACGCGCATGATGAATTATTACTTCAGCGAAATGACCCAGGCGCTGCAAAACCACCGTGGCACCATCGACAAATACATCGGCGATGCCATCATGGCTTTTTGGGGCGCGCCCTTGCGCGATGAAAAACATGCGCAGCACGCGATGGAAGCCTCGCTGGAAATGATTGAGCGTTTGCAAAAAATGCGTCTCGAGCTCAAGCGTCAAGGCTGGCCAGAAATCAACATCGGCGTTGGCATCAACAGCGGCCCGATGTTCGTCGGCAACATCGGCTCCCAGTTTCGCATGTCCTATACCGTGCTGGGCGACTCGGTCAATCTGGGATCGCGACTGGAATCATTAAGCAAACGCTACGGCGTTAACATTATCGTCAGCGAAACCACCCGTGCAGGCTGCCCGGATTACACCTTCCGCGAACTGGATCTGGTCACCGTCGTCGGCAAGACAGAACCTGTGACCATTTATGAACCGCTGGGTAAAAAAACGCAGTTGAGCATTGAGCAAAAAACCGCACTGGATGATTACCAGCAAGCGCTCAATGCCTATCGTCAACGCCAATGGCAACACGCCAAACAACAATTTGCAGCGCTATACGCCAAAGAGCCACGTAAACTCTACAGCATCTACATGGAACGCTGCCAAACTTTCATCGACAAGCCCGCCGAACCTGACTGGAATGGCGTGTACAACCACGACAGCAAATAG
- a CDS encoding aminotransferase class V-fold PLP-dependent enzyme has product MALKPSFSETAFYGLNTHYPLADGRISRRIYLDSSASTLMMKPALEAAQAYLEHYSNTHSTVHTSAHITDYTLRWAQQQILNFVGASTTDYICISQGSGTTGVANRLAAGLATLRPERGVVLVSGMEHHSNDLPHRLHAQQVEHIPLCGAGANSGAVDLQALAALLEKYRQQVNYVAVTGVSNVTGIANPLAEIACLAHAHGAYLVVDAAQMAAHAPLKVSEWDVDFVMLSGHKIYAPGSPGILVARAELLQHMLPREVGGGVVDKVSVHHYDLVDDLVDREHAGTPNIFGTVLLGCVTHILMQYGMEKIRDNEYELHRWACQLLRERCPSIRIYGDSANCERLGSLSFNLRGIEHGLVAAVLNDFFGIAVRNQCFCAHPYVHTMLLDDLIDTDFGDMTPQQLEYYASAHRGMVRASFGLYTQREDVEALADALCQIANNIAEYSDKYRLDDDGGFVLRQPRAKPNELFDIEKILHESTRRFLLTV; this is encoded by the coding sequence ATGGCACTTAAGCCAAGTTTTTCTGAAACCGCATTTTATGGTCTCAATACCCACTATCCCCTGGCCGATGGCCGTATCAGTCGCCGAATTTATCTGGACTCATCGGCGTCTACCTTGATGATGAAGCCCGCGCTGGAGGCTGCACAGGCTTATCTGGAGCATTATTCCAATACGCATTCGACAGTGCATACTTCGGCACACATCACCGATTACACGTTGCGCTGGGCGCAGCAGCAGATTTTGAATTTTGTCGGTGCGTCGACGACTGACTATATCTGCATCAGCCAGGGCAGTGGCACCACAGGTGTCGCGAATCGATTGGCCGCAGGTCTGGCAACATTACGGCCAGAGCGTGGTGTGGTGCTGGTGTCGGGTATGGAGCATCACTCCAATGATTTGCCGCATCGATTGCATGCGCAACAAGTGGAGCATATTCCACTGTGCGGTGCGGGGGCGAATTCGGGGGCGGTGGATTTACAGGCGCTGGCGGCCTTGCTGGAAAAATATCGGCAGCAGGTCAATTACGTTGCGGTTACCGGTGTCAGTAATGTGACCGGAATTGCGAATCCGCTAGCGGAAATTGCGTGCCTAGCCCATGCCCACGGTGCTTATCTGGTGGTGGATGCGGCGCAAATGGCGGCTCATGCACCATTGAAAGTAAGCGAATGGGACGTGGATTTTGTCATGTTGTCCGGTCACAAAATTTATGCGCCCGGTTCACCGGGAATATTGGTGGCGCGCGCCGAATTGCTGCAACACATGCTGCCTCGCGAGGTCGGTGGTGGTGTGGTGGATAAGGTGAGTGTGCATCATTACGATCTGGTGGACGATTTGGTCGATCGTGAACACGCGGGCACGCCGAACATTTTTGGCACGGTGTTGCTTGGATGTGTGACGCACATTTTAATGCAGTACGGTATGGAGAAAATCCGCGATAACGAGTACGAACTGCATCGCTGGGCCTGTCAGTTGTTGCGTGAGCGTTGTCCATCGATACGCATTTATGGTGATAGCGCTAACTGCGAACGGTTGGGATCGCTGTCATTTAATTTGCGGGGCATCGAGCACGGCCTGGTGGCGGCGGTACTCAATGATTTTTTCGGAATCGCCGTTCGCAATCAATGTTTCTGTGCCCACCCCTATGTGCATACCATGTTGCTCGATGATTTAATCGATACGGATTTTGGTGACATGACTCCGCAGCAGTTGGAGTATTATGCCTCAGCGCATCGCGGTATGGTGCGCGCCAGCTTTGGCTTGTACACCCAGCGCGAAGATGTGGAAGCATTGGCTGATGCTCTGTGCCAGATTGCCAATAATATTGCGGAATACAGTGATAAATATCGTCTGGATGACGACGGCGGATTTGTGTTGCGTCAGCCACGCGCCAAGCCGAACGAGTTGTTCGATATTGAAAAAATTCTGCATGAGAGTACGCGGCGGTTTTTGCTGACAGTCTAG
- a CDS encoding DNA alkylation repair protein yields the protein MSAALFSAQNVLQDLQVQSDAEDAKNLQRFFKTGAGDYGEGDVFLGIRVPVLRKMVKHYRGIALAQSVALLQSPYHEARLLALLIMVDSFQRGDAATQQAIYQAYLQHRKYVNNWDLVDSSAHHVVGAYLHGQEKSILIQLAQSKILWDRRIAMIACFFDIKRGEFSSAVTIAELLLQDEHDLMHKAVGWMLREIGKRDLEVEIGFLQRHYQQMPRTMLRYAIEHFPESLRQAYLQGRV from the coding sequence ATGAGCGCAGCTCTGTTTAGTGCGCAGAATGTCTTGCAGGACTTGCAAGTCCAGTCTGATGCCGAGGACGCAAAAAACCTGCAGCGTTTTTTTAAAACCGGCGCAGGTGACTACGGCGAAGGCGATGTTTTTCTCGGTATCCGCGTGCCGGTGCTGCGAAAAATGGTCAAGCACTATCGGGGGATTGCATTGGCGCAAAGTGTTGCGCTGCTGCAATCGCCATATCATGAGGCGCGTTTACTGGCGCTGCTAATCATGGTGGATAGTTTTCAACGCGGCGATGCCGCTACCCAGCAAGCTATTTATCAAGCCTATCTTCAGCATCGCAAATACGTGAACAACTGGGATCTGGTGGATAGCTCAGCCCATCATGTTGTCGGCGCATATCTGCATGGTCAGGAAAAATCGATACTGATTCAGCTGGCACAATCAAAAATCCTTTGGGATAGGCGCATTGCCATGATTGCCTGTTTTTTTGACATCAAACGTGGTGAATTTTCTTCGGCTGTAACGATCGCAGAATTGTTGTTGCAAGACGAACACGATCTGATGCACAAGGCGGTAGGCTGGATGCTGCGTGAGATAGGCAAGCGTGACCTCGAGGTGGAAATCGGGTTTTTGCAACGCCACTATCAGCAGATGCCCAGGACCATGCTGCGTTACGCGATTGAACATTTTCCCGAGTCATTGCGCCAAGCCTATTTGCAGGGAAGAGTGTGA
- a CDS encoding ABC transporter ATP-binding protein, producing the protein MVESDAMSDVLLEVKNLKTWFDTRNGVATIVDGVSFQVRRGETFALLGESGCGKSMTALSIMRLLPQQASTNFSGEVLLDGEDLLCLPEVAMRNVRGNRIAMIFQEPMTSLNPVLTVGTQIGEVLKRHKNLSGRAARERIIELLEAVGIPAPESRVDEYPHQLSGGMKQRVMIAIALACEPDLLIADEPTTALDVTIQAQVLDLLKDLQRKTGMAVLLITHDLGVVSEMVDQVAVMYAGQIVETATRHNFFTNPQHPYSQKLFEALPSMKKRDQALAQIPGRVPSLDQTFHSCRFAPRCSYAWEVCNQQVPAWIAGVGHEGVRCFLHDPTYGGHQVVKHDTEVVTYTPQSRIAETLIKITDLKVHFPITKGLFKRTAGYVYAVDGVSLQVEKGRTLALVGESGCGKTTLGKSVLQLTRPTAGSVVFDGVELTQLKSAALRKARRDFQIIFQDPFSSMNPRMMVGDIIEEGMLAQNIGANRDERMARVDELLNQVGLSPAHKFRYPHEFSGGQRQRICIARALAVNPKLIVCDEPTSALDVSVQAQILNLLKKLQNELGLTFLFITHNISVVAYLADEVAVMYLGRIVEQGKVATILERPMHPYTRALLSAVPVVDQESKIEKVQLQGDPPSPIQPPQGCHFHPRCAEAKPECSQSYPAMTNLGDGHVVRCYLYASPANSKQ; encoded by the coding sequence ATAGTTGAAAGTGATGCCATGAGTGATGTGCTGCTGGAAGTAAAGAATCTCAAAACCTGGTTTGATACCCGCAACGGTGTAGCCACGATTGTTGACGGTGTCAGTTTTCAAGTCCGTCGGGGCGAGACGTTCGCGCTGCTGGGAGAGTCCGGCTGCGGAAAATCGATGACGGCCTTGTCGATTATGCGACTGCTGCCGCAACAGGCTTCAACCAATTTTTCCGGTGAAGTGTTGCTGGATGGTGAAGATTTGCTCTGTCTGCCGGAGGTTGCCATGCGCAATGTGCGTGGCAACCGGATTGCGATGATTTTTCAGGAGCCGATGACGTCGCTCAATCCGGTGTTGACGGTGGGCACCCAGATTGGCGAGGTACTTAAGCGACACAAAAATCTGAGTGGCCGCGCTGCGCGCGAACGCATTATCGAATTGTTGGAAGCGGTGGGCATTCCCGCGCCGGAATCTCGCGTGGATGAATATCCACATCAGCTTTCTGGCGGGATGAAGCAGCGGGTGATGATTGCCATTGCGCTGGCATGTGAGCCGGATTTATTGATTGCCGACGAGCCGACCACTGCGCTGGATGTGACCATTCAGGCGCAGGTGTTGGATTTGCTCAAGGATTTGCAGCGCAAGACCGGTATGGCTGTGCTGTTGATTACCCATGACTTGGGCGTGGTGTCGGAAATGGTTGATCAGGTCGCGGTGATGTATGCCGGCCAGATAGTCGAGACTGCAACGCGCCACAACTTTTTCACCAATCCCCAGCATCCGTACAGCCAAAAATTATTTGAAGCGCTGCCGAGCATGAAAAAGCGCGATCAGGCATTGGCGCAAATTCCTGGACGCGTTCCATCGCTGGATCAAACCTTCCATAGTTGTCGTTTCGCACCGCGTTGTTCGTATGCCTGGGAAGTATGTAATCAGCAGGTGCCTGCCTGGATTGCTGGCGTCGGGCATGAAGGTGTTCGATGCTTTTTACATGATCCGACATATGGCGGTCATCAGGTGGTAAAGCATGATACAGAGGTTGTTACGTATACGCCTCAATCACGCATTGCGGAAACGCTGATAAAAATTACCGACCTGAAAGTTCACTTCCCCATCACCAAAGGCTTGTTCAAGCGCACCGCAGGTTATGTCTATGCGGTGGATGGTGTCAGCCTGCAAGTGGAGAAAGGCCGGACATTGGCGTTGGTGGGTGAGTCGGGTTGTGGCAAGACCACCTTGGGCAAGAGTGTGCTGCAATTAACTCGTCCTACGGCCGGTTCGGTGGTGTTTGATGGTGTCGAATTGACCCAGCTAAAAAGCGCAGCACTACGCAAGGCGCGACGCGATTTTCAGATTATTTTCCAGGACCCATTTTCATCCATGAATCCACGGATGATGGTGGGTGACATCATCGAAGAAGGTATGTTGGCGCAAAATATTGGTGCCAACCGCGATGAGCGTATGGCCAGAGTGGATGAATTGTTGAATCAGGTTGGCTTGTCACCTGCGCATAAATTCCGCTATCCGCACGAGTTTTCTGGTGGTCAGCGCCAGCGAATTTGTATTGCGCGTGCCTTGGCGGTGAATCCAAAGCTGATTGTTTGTGATGAGCCAACGTCTGCACTGGATGTGTCGGTGCAGGCGCAAATTCTCAATCTGCTGAAAAAATTGCAGAACGAATTAGGTCTCACCTTTTTGTTCATAACGCACAATATTTCGGTGGTTGCGTATTTGGCAGACGAAGTTGCCGTGATGTACCTGGGGCGAATTGTCGAGCAAGGCAAGGTGGCAACCATTCTTGAGCGGCCCATGCATCCCTATACGCGAGCATTGCTGTCGGCGGTGCCGGTGGTGGATCAGGAAAGCAAAATCGAAAAGGTGCAGTTGCAGGGCGATCCACCTTCGCCCATTCAGCCACCACAGGGTTGCCATTTCCATCCTCGTTGTGCGGAAGCCAAGCCTGAGTGTTCACAGTCTTATCCGGCGATGACGAATCTGGGTGATGGTCATGTGGTGCGCTGTTATCTGTACGCGTCGCCGGCAAATTCAAAACAATAA